The Triticum aestivum cultivar Chinese Spring chromosome 3A, IWGSC CS RefSeq v2.1, whole genome shotgun sequence genome includes a region encoding these proteins:
- the LOC123063673 gene encoding protein FLX-like 3 encodes MAGRQRIGREYYEEPRVFRDGPPPRLARERSVSPRRFEGELSSRRGELRRIRDDNQHLVDEIVGLRQAMSRLKEDLHSSSQVIPKLRAEKELESRELTQRNLKLEAELRSLEPLRQDALQLRSEAGSLESLRQELNAKVQGLTKELEQQSSENQRIPAMIAERDDLRQELIRARAALDYEKNAKPELMAQVQAVEKDLVSMAQESEKLRAEIEKRRAQPPRVSGYGAYGPPPGMGLQGMYDSGYNTYTDRRHGTGAGPWDPPSYPRP; translated from the exons ATGGCAGGGAGACAGCGCATAGGTCGCGAGTACTATGAGGAACCACGAGTGTTTCGTGATGGCCCTCCTCCTCGTCTTGCACGAGAAAGGTCTGTCTCACCACGGCGCTTCGAGGGAGAGCTGTCTAGCCGCCGTGGTGAGCTCCGCAGAATCCGTGACGACAACCAACATCTGGTGGATGAAATTGTTGGACTCAGGCAAGCAATGTCTCGTTTGAAAGAAGATCTCCATTCCTCAAGTCAGGTTATACCTAAGCTCCGTGCTGAGAAAGAACTTGAATCGAGGGAGCTGACTCAGAGGAATCTGAAGCTGGAAGCTGAGCTACGCTCTTTAGAACCCCTTAGGCAGGATGCCCTTCAGCTACGATCTGAAGCAGGCTCGCTAGAGTCTTTGAGGCAAGAGCTCAACGCAAAGGTGCAGGGTCTGACAAAGGAGCTTGAGCAACAGAGCTCTGAAAACCAGCGCATACCTGCCATGATAGCTGAACGTGATGATCTGCGGCAGGAACTAATTCGTGCTAG GGCGGCTCTTGATTATGAGAAGAATGCAAAGCCAGAGCTGATGGCACAGGTGCAGGCAGTGGAGAAGGATCTTGTGAGTATGGCTCAGGAGTCTGAGAAGCTTAGGGCTGAAATTGAGAAGAGAAGGGCACAACCACCTA GGGTCAGCGGCTATGGAGCTTACGGACCACCTCCTGGGATGGGCCTGCAAGGCATGTACGACAGCGGCTATAATACCTACACAGACAGGCGCCACGGTACGGGGGCTGGACCATGGGACCCCCCTAGCTACCCACGCCCTTGA
- the LOC123059648 gene encoding uncharacterized protein, whose amino-acid sequence MAVSDDVLREILVRLNDAADLFRCATTCKRWCGLVADPSFLRLRWPEHARPSFAGLFIKDRGRYQGAKVLVPMPSSELGPRRRALSSFVPGDSADLLHHAVPLCSSRGLLLVRLASQSAAGAVHLAVCNLLAGTWDVLLPIQLDCQSRAGERSGYAIVTGTDYCSGDDEQPPGNSSFFKVIIITVNYTDNLTFHVNMFSSHEASWGMGTVCFKGTIHATGSFCHSDAVMRHGTAHWLFRDGRARNFCLLKLKNQDDHVSLAITRLPVSLMTGVGYPCLSLATDGTLSVLQMKETSSQLEIWKLQKDQQSADTTSEWLFTQRIELMHPRKDTQGGERFYILAEKCGKLLVKDTRERVYTGDLQTGAMEEVVDWPRTRHTSTPNVMPLELDWAAFFVSRLGTISNSDIPVSSPSGEGSSRKRGQCGGGGGGKTRDCGEVTDG is encoded by the exons ATGGCGGTCTCCGACGACGTCCTCCGCGAGATCCTGGTCCGATTGAACGACGCGGCCGACCTCTTCCGCTGCGCCACCACGTGCAAGCGATGGTGCGGCCTTGTCGCCGATCCATCCTTCCTACGtctccggtggccggagcacgCCCGCCCATCCTTCGCTGGATTGTTCATCAAGGACCGGGGCCGTTATCAAGGGGCCAAGGTGCTGGTCCCGATGCCGTCGTCGGAGCTGGGCCCTCGGCGCCGTGCCCTCAGCTCCTTCGTGCCCGGTGACTCCGCAGACCTATTACACCATGCGGTGCCGCTGTGCTCAAGTCGTGGTCTCCTTCTCGTGCGGCTCGCCTCCCAGAGTGCCGCGGGCGCCGTCCACTTGGCGGTGTGCAACCTGCTTGCCGGCACATGGGACGTGCTCCTTCCTATACAGCTAGATTGCCAGTCTCGTGCCGGTGAGCGTAGCGGCTACGCCATCGTGACTGGCACGGACTATTGTTCCGGCGACGACGAGCAACCACCGGGAAATTCGTCCTTCTTCAAAGTGATAATCATCACCGTCAACTACACGGACAATCTGACGTTCCATGTTAACATGTTCTCCTCCCATGAAGCGAGTTGGGGTATGGGCACAGTGTGCTTCAAGGGTAccatacatgccaccgggtcattTTGTCATAGCGATGCAGTTATGCGCCACGGAACCGCGCACTGGTTATTTCGTGATGGGAGAGCACGGAATTTCTGTCTTCTTAAACTGAAGAACCAGGACGACCATGTCTCCCTCGCGATCACGAGGCTCCCTGTCTCGTTGATGACTGGAGTAGGTTACCCGTGCCTTAGCTTAGCCACTGATGGCACGCTCTCGGTGCTACAGATGAAAGAGACAAGTTCCCAGCTAGAGATATGGAAACTACAAAAGGACCAACAGAGTGCGGATACTACCTCAGAATGGCTCTTCACACAGAGGATCGAGCTAATGCATCCTAGGAAGGACACTCAAGGAGGAGAAAGATTCTACATACTCGCAGAGAAGTGTGGCAAATTGCTTGTCAAGGACACGCGCGAACGTGTGTACACCGGTGACCTTCAGACTGGGGCAATGGAGGAGGTGGTAGACTGGCCTCGCACACGCCACACCAGCACTCCGAATGTCATGCCCTTGGAGTTGGATTGGGCGGCCTTCTTTGTTTCTCGTCTCGGTACCATTAG CAACTCCGACATTCCTGTGTCATCTCCAAGTGGAGAGGGAAGTTCAAGAAAAAGAGGGCAatgcggcggaggaggcggcggaaaGACTCGTGACTGCGGCGAGGTGACAGATGGATGA